The following proteins are co-located in the Heteronotia binoei isolate CCM8104 ecotype False Entrance Well chromosome 21, APGP_CSIRO_Hbin_v1, whole genome shotgun sequence genome:
- the CARNS1 gene encoding carnosine synthase 1 has product MLLCLSPAWLSKVPSESRPGESSLLVFKAVTFDLGGRTTLEEFAPPRHVTYFTGCFGPCKVQGQSAAELARDLDCPTGGSGELARLLEDKLLTRQLMDQQAHVAVPPTLAFTFKRPLPLRSVTEEQWVRMVELSGREGQDNLLQEEITAFLQGSAMDIYNQVVVKPSGWRWSGAQAVSFHSKLEHGCILQAVLAFLETLEEEESILLEAFIPTARMVQPGPSDANNSPCNTSLRPNLAVRICAVVCRSRKDQPLLSKVVCGVGRADKPLKHQATVPQTLESSLRQWGLKDEAQIAAIHVQIKQKSEAAMKAFLDMEAGLSAEQRGGHRAQTDIIGIDFLLSSEDHVLQLVALEMNSQLCLETCSVFESMGRVVGAPAGEVARPLVETMLRRAQCHLMEGKHVLVIGAGGVSKKFVWEAARDYGLKIHLVESDPNHFASQLVQTFIHYDTTDHKRDEEHAQRLVGLVRERGLRLDGCLSYWDDCMVLTALVCEGLGLRCSSSTAMRVAKQKSRTHLHLLRRRKEGARWPSAALYAVPCCHLESHADVERAASHLSFPGVMKLEYGAGAVGVKLVEDAQQCHLHFDKISRDLRDDSDHPGIGLGWGNTMLLMEYVSGTEHDVDLVVYEGRMLGAFVSDNGPTRVPNFTETAACMPTCLPPDREAQLIRAAYQCCLGCGLTDGVFNVELKLTAAGPKLIEINPRMGGFYLRDWIQEIYGVDIMLASVMVACGVAPLLPTRSLPRTHLVGVMCLVSQHLQALKSTASLEMLQALHERGVIRLNLLDDELVSTEYEEPYCNVACASSSRSEACLKLLGICQVLGIDSPHYPVTHFLSHFK; this is encoded by the exons ATGCTGCTGTGCTTATCACCTGCCTGGCTCTCCAAGGTACCTTCAGAGTCTCGTCCAGGGGAGTCTtctttgctggtcttcaaggcTGTGACTTTTGACCTTGGTGGCCGCACAACACTGGAAGAATTTGCACCCCCACGTCAtgtcacctacttcacaggctgCTTTGGGCCATGCAAGGTACAGGGCCAGTCTGCTGCTGAACTGGCCCGGGACCTTGACTGTCCCACAGGGGGCTCCGGAGAGCTGGCTCGCCTGCTGGAGGATAAGCTGCTAACTCGTCAGCTCATGGACCAGCAGGCACATGTggcagtgccccccacccttgctttcACTTTCAAGCGTCCACTGCCTCTGCGAAGTGTGACGGAGGAGCAGTGGGTCCGCATGGTAGAGCTGAGTGGTCGGGAGGGACAGGACAACCTGCTCCAAGAGGAAATCACAGCCTTCTTGCAAGGGAGTGCCATGGATATCTACAACCAG GTGGTTGTGAAACCATCAGGCTGGCGCTGGAGTGGAGCTCAAGCAGTATCGTTCCATTCCAAGTTGGAACATGGATGCATCCTGCAAGCTGTTCTTGCATTTTTGGAGAccttggaggaagaggagagcaTCTTGCTTGAGGCTTTCATTCCTACTGCTCGTATGGTCCAGCCTGGCCCTTCTGACGCAAACAACTCCCCAT GCAACACATCTCTGCGACCTAATCTGGCAGTTCGAATCTGTGCTGTTGTCTGCAGATCCCGAAAGGACCAGCCTCTACTGAGCAAG GTAGTGTGTGGTGTGGGCCGGGCAGATAAACCCCTGAAGCACCAGGCCACAGTACCACAGACACTGGAAAGCAGCTTACGGCAGTGGGGGCTAAAGGATGAAGCCCAGATTGCAGCCATCCATGTCCAGATAAAGCAGAAGTCTGAGGCAGCCATGAAGGCCTTTCTGGATATGGAAGCTGGTCTATCAGCTGAGCAAAGAGGTGGTCATCGAGCACAAACTGACATTATTG GAATAGATTTCCTACTGAGCTCAGAAGACCATGTTCTGCAGCTGGTGGCCCTGGAGATGAACTCACAGCTATGCCTGGAAACCTGCTCAGTCTTCGAGTCCATGGGCCGGGTGGTGGGAGCGCCAGCGGGTGAGGTGGCACGGCCCCTGGTGGAGACGATGCTGCGTCGTGCCCAGTGCCATCTGATGGAGGGCAAGCACGTGTTGGTGATTGGGGCCGGCGGAGTCAGCAAAAAGTTcgtctgggaggcagccagggacTACGGGCTAAAA ATCCACCTGGTGGAGTCCGACCCCAACCACTTTGCCTCCCAGCTGGTGCAGACCTTCATCCACTATGACACCACGGACCACAAGAGAGACGAGGAGCATGCCCAGCGGCTGGTGGGGCTTGTGCGGGAGAGGGGCCTGCGCCTGGATGGTTGCCTGTCCTACTGGGATGACTGCATGGTCCTGACGGCACTGGTGTGTGAGGGGCTGGGCCTACGCTGCAGCTCCTCCACTGCCATGCGGGTGGCCAAGCAGAAGAGCCGCACTCACCTGCACTTGCTGCGGCGGCGCAAGGAGGGGGCTCGCTGGCCATCAGCCGCACTGTATGCCGTACCCTGCTGCCACCTGGAGAGCCATGCCGATGTAGAGCGAGCTGCCAGCCATCTCAGCTTTCCTGGTGTCATGAAGCTGGAGTATGGGGCAGGGGCTGTGGGGGTAAAGTTGGTGGAGGATGCACAGCAGTGCCACCTCCACTTTGACAAGATCTCCAGGGACCTGCGAGATGACTCTGACCATCCAGGCATCGGGCTGGGCTGGGGTAACACCATGCTGTTGATGGAATATGTCTCTGGCACTGAACACGACGTGGATCTGGTGGTATATGAAGGGCGCATGCTGGGGGCATTTGTATCTGATAATGGGCCCACTCGGGTGCCCAACTTCACTGAGACGGCAGCCTGCATGCCCACCTGTCTGCCCCCTGACCGTGAAGCCCAGCTAATTCGTGCTGCTTACCAGTGCTGTTTAGGCTGTGGCCTGACCGATGGTGTCTTCAATGTGGAGCTCAAGCTGACAGCAGCTGGCCCCAAGCTCATTGAGATCAACCCACGCATGGGTGGCTTCTATCTGCGTGACTGGATTCAGGAGATCTATGGAGTAGACATCATGCTGGCCTCGGTCATGGTGGCCTGTGGGGTGGCCCCCCTGTTGCCCACCCGCTCTCTTCCCCGCACACACCTGGTGGGAGTGATGTGCTTGGTGTCGCAGCACCTGCAGGCCCTCAAGTCCACAGCCAGCCTGGAGATGCTCCAGGCCCTACATGAGCGTGGGGTCATCCGCCTTAACCTGCTCGATGACGAGCTGGTGTCCACTGAGTATGAGGAGCCCTACTGCAACGTGGCTTGTGCCAGTTCCAGCCGCAGTGAGGCCTGCCTCAAGCTGCTAGGCATCTGCCAGGTGCTGGGCATTGACTCACCACACTATCCCGTCACTCACTTCCTCTCTCATTTCAAATAG